From Methanobacterium congolense, one genomic window encodes:
- a CDS encoding cobalt-precorrin 5A hydrolase: MKLAILTITPKAYELAETISNDLESDPTIITVDIFYKNVKETLKNVFNSYDCVIGIMATGIMVRSLCGLIKHKMEDPAVLVVDEGGKHVITLLSGHFGGGNDFTLKLADLIHADPVVTTATDVNGKLGVDHLAKRYHLQMNDISKNDTSKIKIINTALIEGEIVEIFLNRDFDFLSNANAVENSYLIHSLDSKEHLKILTKMDPKFISKDPHFSENDSKTIIVSYNETKLFLTPKKLVAGVGSRKGVSKDVVINALESAMKILKLPLKRLDLISTGDMKRYEQGIIDASNELGLPIEVIPKEFLKNFQHPDCGVSDFVMEKFGVPGVSEPCAIISAGKSSQLIFKKTAFNGVTVAITLSN, from the coding sequence ATGAAATTGGCCATACTCACAATCACCCCAAAAGCCTATGAACTTGCAGAAACCATTTCTAATGACCTTGAATCAGATCCAACCATTATAACCGTTGATATATTTTATAAAAATGTTAAAGAAACCTTGAAAAATGTTTTTAACTCTTATGATTGTGTTATTGGTATAATGGCCACAGGTATTATGGTTCGAAGTCTCTGTGGACTTATAAAACATAAAATGGAAGATCCTGCAGTCCTAGTTGTTGATGAAGGTGGAAAACATGTTATAACCCTTTTATCTGGCCATTTTGGAGGTGGTAATGATTTTACATTGAAACTGGCGGATCTGATCCATGCGGATCCTGTTGTAACGACTGCAACTGATGTCAATGGTAAATTAGGTGTTGACCATCTTGCAAAGCGTTATCACCTTCAAATGAATGATATCTCTAAAAATGATACATCCAAAATAAAAATTATAAACACGGCCCTTATCGAAGGAGAAATTGTTGAAATATTTTTAAACAGAGACTTTGACTTTTTGTCCAATGCAAATGCGGTTGAAAACTCCTATTTGATCCATTCCCTAGATTCAAAGGAACATTTAAAAATTTTAACTAAAATGGACCCTAAATTTATTTCAAAAGATCCACATTTTTCTGAAAATGATTCAAAGACTATAATTGTTTCATACAATGAAACAAAACTATTTTTAACTCCTAAAAAATTGGTTGCAGGTGTGGGTTCTAGAAAAGGTGTTTCAAAGGATGTTGTTATAAATGCACTTGAATCTGCAATGAAAATACTGAAATTACCTTTAAAAAGATTGGATCTTATCTCAACAGGTGATATGAAACGTTATGAACAAGGGATCATTGATGCTTCCAACGAGCTTGGACTCCCCATTGAAGTAATTCCAAAGGAGTTTTTAAAAAATTTCCAACATCCTGATTGTGGAGTCTCAGATTTTGTAATGGAAAAATTTGGGGTTCCAGGGGTTTCAGAGCCCTGTGCAATCATTTCAGCGGGAAAATCATCTCAGTTAATATTTAAAAAAACAGCCTTCAATGGAGTTACAGTTGCAATAACACTCTCAAACTGA
- a CDS encoding single-stranded-DNA-specific exonuclease RecJ, with amino-acid sequence MIQKQQHSLLNKAEEACEVLSKHIKKDNVVRIISHNDADGISAAGVVCNAISRQGGKFHVTIVPRLKDNVLAKILREKYKLFFFCDMGSASLSKMGKTRSDVIIADHHQTRDSEEPKENITHVNPHLYGLDGTRDVSASGVSYLTVRPMEYRDLSSLALVGAFGDMQCTDGITSINKTILNDGVDSGAIEVREDLKIAYKSQEPIYKALSYTFNPALRGISGDEEGSMAFFERVGISYGIKFEELGNEEKDLLKEELIKINPKIFGEVYSIPNEIPELRNIEDYSKVLDACGKNKKHGVGLSICIGDRESSVQEAETLLKTYRENLMKSIGWIKREGSIGMENIQYIYTDDKKRKKVMGTLASIGIEIEILDPEKPVLGISRMDNIVKISGRTSMEMVERGVNLGVALEAASKSFNGNGGGHNVAAGAVVPYKDMENFLNIVDEMVGEQIGA; translated from the coding sequence ATGATCCAAAAACAGCAGCACTCCTTGTTAAATAAGGCCGAAGAAGCTTGCGAAGTATTGAGCAAGCACATTAAAAAGGACAACGTTGTGAGGATCATATCCCACAACGATGCCGATGGAATTTCCGCTGCCGGAGTTGTTTGTAATGCAATCTCCCGGCAGGGAGGTAAATTCCACGTGACAATCGTCCCAAGACTTAAGGACAATGTTCTGGCAAAGATCCTCCGGGAAAAATACAAACTATTCTTTTTCTGTGACATGGGCAGTGCAAGCCTAAGCAAGATGGGTAAAACCAGAAGCGATGTTATCATTGCAGACCACCATCAGACAAGGGATTCTGAAGAGCCAAAGGAAAACATAACCCATGTGAACCCTCACCTCTACGGACTGGACGGTACACGTGATGTCAGTGCTTCAGGAGTTTCATATCTAACTGTAAGGCCTATGGAGTACAGGGATCTGTCAAGTCTTGCACTTGTAGGTGCTTTCGGAGATATGCAGTGCACTGATGGTATTACGAGTATCAACAAAACTATACTGAATGATGGTGTTGATTCTGGAGCTATTGAAGTTAGAGAAGACCTTAAAATAGCTTACAAATCCCAGGAACCCATTTACAAAGCCCTTTCATACACTTTCAACCCTGCACTCAGGGGAATTTCCGGTGATGAGGAAGGATCAATGGCCTTCTTTGAAAGGGTTGGAATCTCCTACGGCATAAAGTTCGAAGAACTTGGAAACGAGGAAAAGGACCTTCTGAAGGAGGAACTCATCAAGATCAACCCAAAAATATTTGGAGAGGTTTACTCCATCCCAAATGAAATTCCTGAACTTCGAAACATCGAAGATTACTCAAAAGTTCTGGATGCCTGTGGTAAAAACAAAAAACACGGGGTTGGCCTGAGCATATGTATAGGAGACCGTGAAAGTTCAGTGCAAGAAGCAGAAACCCTCCTTAAAACCTACAGGGAAAACCTCATGAAAAGTATTGGATGGATAAAGAGGGAAGGATCCATTGGTATGGAGAACATCCAGTACATTTACACCGATGATAAGAAAAGGAAAAAGGTAATGGGGACACTTGCAAGTATAGGCATTGAGATCGAGATCCTGGACCCTGAAAAACCCGTTCTCGGCATCTCAAGGATGGACAACATCGTCAAGATCTCTGGACGAACATCCATGGAGATGGTTGAGAGAGGAGTGAACCTTGGAGTGGCACTTGAAGCTGCCTCAAAAAGTTTCAACGGTAACGGAGGCGGCCACAACGTTGCTGCAGGTGCAGTTGTGCCCTACAAGGACATGGAAAACTTCCTGAACATAGTGGATGAAATGGTCGGAGAACAGATCGGAGCTTAA
- a CDS encoding bifunctional N(6)-L-threonylcarbamoyladenine synthase/serine/threonine protein kinase: protein MINLICIGIEGTAEKTGVGIVDSEGNLLASQGNPLIPENGGIHPREAAEHHAANIIPLMKAALEESGLELKDMDMVAFSRGPGLGPALRTVATAARSLALSLDVPIVGVNHCIGHVEIGRLTTRAKDPVTLYVSGGNSQVIAFDANRYRVFGETLDIAIGNCLDQFSRSVGLGHPGGPKVEKLAKGGSYIKLPYTVKGMDLSFSGLLTAAIRKYEAGAAIEDVCYSLQETAFSMLVEVTERALAHSKKREVMLCGGVAANTRLREMLKVMADEHYAEFHMPPMKYCGDNGAMIAWMGQLMHKHGLVGGLEDTGVIQRYRTDEVDVPWRRSSAEELQLPPDILAKGAEANIYPGKWMDEDVLVKKRISKGYRIDELDHHIRKKRTKREAKLLSEAKRCGVITPLVYDVDKKETSILMENIHGKTIKEVFDELGLEGIQEIKEICRDIGENVSKLHNCGIIHGDLTTSNMILQDDSLVFIDFGLGRVSDLVEDKGVDLIVFKKAISGIHHEIADECFQAILQGYSPADDYDEVTEKVDEIGGRGRYTSKNH from the coding sequence GTGATAAATTTGATCTGTATAGGAATTGAGGGCACAGCAGAGAAGACAGGTGTTGGAATAGTGGATTCAGAGGGTAACCTCCTTGCATCACAGGGAAATCCGCTCATACCTGAAAATGGTGGGATACATCCACGTGAAGCTGCAGAGCACCATGCAGCAAATATAATCCCCCTCATGAAGGCTGCCCTTGAGGAATCCGGGCTTGAACTTAAGGACATGGATATGGTTGCATTTTCCAGGGGGCCAGGCCTTGGACCTGCACTCCGAACCGTTGCAACAGCAGCCCGAAGCCTTGCACTCTCACTGGATGTTCCAATCGTTGGTGTGAACCACTGCATAGGTCACGTTGAAATCGGAAGGCTCACAACCAGGGCAAAGGACCCTGTGACCCTCTACGTGAGCGGGGGTAACAGCCAAGTTATTGCCTTCGATGCCAACCGCTACAGGGTCTTCGGTGAAACCCTTGACATCGCAATTGGCAACTGTCTGGACCAGTTCTCACGTTCAGTTGGCCTTGGACATCCCGGAGGCCCCAAGGTTGAGAAACTGGCCAAAGGGGGCAGCTACATCAAACTTCCTTACACGGTTAAGGGAATGGATCTGTCATTCTCCGGGCTTTTAACTGCAGCGATACGCAAATATGAGGCAGGTGCTGCAATTGAGGATGTCTGCTACAGTCTGCAAGAAACTGCCTTTTCGATGCTTGTTGAGGTGACTGAAAGGGCACTTGCACACTCCAAAAAGAGGGAAGTGATGCTCTGCGGCGGTGTGGCTGCAAACACCCGCCTCAGGGAGATGCTGAAGGTCATGGCAGATGAGCACTACGCAGAGTTCCACATGCCACCAATGAAGTACTGTGGAGACAACGGTGCAATGATAGCCTGGATGGGCCAGTTAATGCACAAACACGGACTCGTTGGTGGTCTGGAGGACACAGGAGTGATCCAGCGTTACAGAACAGATGAGGTTGATGTTCCATGGAGACGAAGTTCAGCTGAAGAGCTGCAGCTGCCCCCTGATATTCTTGCAAAGGGTGCAGAGGCCAACATCTACCCTGGAAAGTGGATGGACGAGGACGTTCTCGTGAAGAAACGAATAAGTAAGGGTTACAGGATAGATGAACTGGATCATCACATCCGTAAGAAACGGACAAAGAGGGAGGCCAAACTACTGAGCGAAGCCAAAAGATGTGGAGTAATCACTCCATTAGTTTACGATGTTGATAAGAAGGAAACATCCATTTTAATGGAGAACATTCATGGAAAAACCATTAAGGAAGTTTTTGATGAACTGGGGCTTGAGGGTATTCAGGAGATAAAAGAAATCTGCAGGGACATAGGTGAGAACGTTTCAAAGCTTCACAACTGCGGAATAATCCATGGAGACCTCACAACCAGCAACATGATACTCCAGGATGATTCACTGGTTTTCATAGACTTTGGTCTGGGCCGTGTTTCTGATCTGGTTGAGGACAAGGGCGTTGATTTAATAGTCTTCAAGAAGGCAATATCTGGAATCCACCATGAGATTGCAGATGAGTGCTTTCAGGCCATACTTCAGGGTTACAGCCCTGCTGATGACTATGATGAAGTGACTGAGAAGGTAGATGAGATTGGCGGAAGAGGAAGGTACACCTCTAAAAATCATTGA
- a CDS encoding aconitase X, whose product MYLTREEERMYEGEEGPAVAKCMEILVALGDIYGAERLVDISSAQISGVSYKTIGDAGLEFVSELAETAKVRVPSTLNPAGVDLEIWKELGFSEEFTEKQLQIVEAYQKMGISTTCTCTPYNVGNVPILGSHIAWSESSAVCYANSVLGARTNREGGPGALSAAICGKTAEYGYHLDAGRRANLIVDVDADLNGSDYGALGYIVGKAVGDGVPYFKLQNKPILDELKLMGAALASSGAVALYHVERVTPEYKDALLGVEDSNLEKLSINASDIAETREKLSTSSKKPDLICMGCPHASLEEIHEIAQIVEGKTIKNQLWVCTSISVKAAADRMGYTAAIEKAGGKMVCDTCMVVAPIEELGFKVVGVNSAKAANYVPTMCGLDVVFGDLEDLIEE is encoded by the coding sequence ATGTATTTAACAAGAGAAGAAGAAAGGATGTACGAGGGTGAAGAGGGACCTGCAGTAGCCAAATGCATGGAGATACTCGTTGCACTGGGAGACATATACGGAGCTGAAAGACTCGTTGATATAAGTTCAGCCCAGATATCAGGGGTTTCATACAAAACCATTGGAGATGCTGGTCTTGAATTCGTTTCAGAACTTGCTGAAACTGCAAAGGTCCGCGTTCCATCAACACTGAACCCTGCAGGCGTTGACCTCGAAATATGGAAGGAACTTGGATTCTCAGAGGAATTCACAGAAAAACAGCTCCAAATCGTTGAGGCATACCAGAAGATGGGAATAAGCACGACCTGCACATGCACACCATACAACGTTGGTAACGTACCCATTTTGGGTTCCCATATTGCATGGTCAGAGTCTTCAGCTGTCTGCTATGCAAACTCGGTGCTGGGTGCAAGAACCAACCGTGAAGGAGGTCCTGGAGCACTTTCAGCAGCCATATGTGGTAAAACTGCAGAGTATGGTTACCACCTCGATGCAGGAAGAAGGGCAAACCTCATCGTTGACGTTGATGCAGATCTTAATGGCTCAGATTACGGGGCCCTGGGATACATAGTGGGTAAAGCAGTTGGAGATGGAGTGCCCTACTTCAAACTTCAGAATAAACCTATTTTAGATGAGCTGAAACTCATGGGTGCTGCACTGGCATCTTCAGGTGCAGTGGCACTCTACCACGTTGAAAGAGTCACACCAGAGTACAAAGATGCTCTCCTTGGAGTTGAAGATTCCAATCTGGAAAAACTGTCCATCAATGCTTCGGACATAGCTGAAACCCGTGAAAAACTTTCAACAAGCAGTAAAAAACCAGATCTGATCTGTATGGGATGTCCACATGCATCCCTTGAGGAAATCCATGAGATAGCCCAGATCGTTGAGGGTAAAACCATAAAAAATCAGTTATGGGTCTGCACATCCATTTCTGTGAAGGCTGCGGCCGACAGGATGGGTTACACAGCTGCTATTGAGAAGGCCGGAGGTAAAATGGTCTGCGACACTTGCATGGTTGTGGCCCCAATTGAGGAACTTGGATTCAAGGTTGTTGGAGTTAACTCAGCAAAGGCTGCAAACTACGTGCCTACCATGTGTGGATTGGACGTTGTTTTCGGAGATCTTGAAGATTTGATAGAGGAATGA
- a CDS encoding UPF0147 family protein — protein MSKEAFDRCNQILQHIMEDTSVPRNIRRAAEESRDLLAKDDDEPTIRASTVISILDEISNDPNIPIHARTLIWNVLSELESIRTD, from the coding sequence ATGAGTAAAGAAGCATTTGATCGTTGTAACCAAATTTTACAGCACATAATGGAAGATACTAGTGTTCCAAGAAATATTAGGCGAGCTGCAGAAGAATCAAGAGATTTACTGGCTAAAGATGATGATGAACCAACCATACGAGCAAGTACTGTAATTTCAATACTTGATGAAATAAGTAACGACCCAAACATTCCAATACACGCAAGAACGTTGATATGGAATGTTTTAAGCGAACTTGAGTCAATTCGTACCGATTAA
- a CDS encoding XTP/dITP diphosphatase: MKVTFITGNEHKVKEAKGIFQKFGIQLEHADLGYPEIQGDLIDVARYGAKHAAERLNQPVIVEDAGIFIKALEWFPGAYSSYVQETLGNEGILKLMSSVEDRYAEFRSVIGYCTPKGEPETFLGAVKGRIGHKEKGKQGFAYDPLFIPEGYDKSFGELTTEEKNEFSHRRVSLEKFALWYRELQD, encoded by the coding sequence ATGAAGGTAACCTTTATAACTGGTAACGAACACAAAGTAAAAGAAGCCAAAGGAATCTTCCAAAAGTTTGGCATCCAGCTGGAACATGCTGACCTCGGCTACCCAGAAATCCAGGGAGACCTGATTGATGTGGCCAGGTACGGTGCAAAGCATGCAGCGGAGCGTTTAAATCAACCAGTGATTGTTGAAGACGCAGGAATTTTCATTAAAGCCCTTGAATGGTTCCCAGGAGCATACTCATCCTACGTTCAGGAAACACTTGGGAATGAAGGCATATTAAAACTTATGAGCAGTGTCGAAGACAGATACGCCGAATTCAGGTCGGTTATTGGGTACTGCACCCCCAAAGGCGAACCCGAGACTTTTTTAGGCGCTGTCAAAGGACGAATTGGACACAAAGAAAAAGGAAAGCAAGGTTTTGCTTACGATCCACTTTTCATACCAGAAGGTTATGATAAGAGCTTTGGAGAACTGACAACAGAAGAGAAAAATGAATTTTCTCACCGCAGAGTTTCGCTCGAAAAATTTGCACTCTGGTACAGGGAACTTCAGGATTAA
- the cobJ gene encoding precorrin-3B C(17)-methyltransferase yields MISIIGIGSSPENMSIRARKAIKDSEVIITYKTYVKNIEDLIEGKEVILKGMGDEIKRAELAIQKSKEGKKVALISSGDPGVFGMGNVLFQVIGKYSGVEVEVIPGVTAATYAASLLGAPLHDFAVVSLSDILTPISEIKRKVRAAAEGDFIITIYNPLSKTRTQPFEEAYKILLEIRNPETPVGIVRSTEDGVEVTLTTLKDLKSHVINMSTTLVVGNSMTYVQEGYMITPRGYRVSYLQHELAKEFYTKYIAGEGQTGPNESCEYYPCHNHAQNCTFCYCPFYPCGDGSTGGKWIKDKDVWSCQDCEWIHQDKTVECIQAKLPEMLTEVDDLTNNKKKLLKLRRECIYKTK; encoded by the coding sequence ATGATCAGCATTATAGGAATCGGATCATCCCCAGAAAATATGAGTATCCGTGCCAGAAAAGCCATAAAAGATTCAGAAGTCATAATAACCTATAAAACTTATGTAAAGAATATAGAAGACTTAATTGAAGGAAAGGAAGTTATTTTAAAGGGCATGGGTGATGAGATAAAACGTGCAGAACTTGCCATCCAGAAATCAAAGGAAGGTAAAAAAGTGGCCCTAATAAGTTCTGGAGACCCTGGTGTTTTTGGAATGGGAAACGTTTTGTTTCAGGTTATTGGAAAGTACAGTGGAGTTGAAGTTGAGGTTATTCCCGGGGTTACAGCAGCCACTTATGCAGCATCCCTCCTTGGAGCTCCACTACATGACTTCGCAGTAGTGAGTCTGAGTGATATACTGACTCCAATTTCTGAAATAAAGAGAAAAGTACGTGCTGCAGCAGAGGGAGACTTTATAATAACCATTTACAATCCCCTGAGTAAAACAAGAACCCAACCCTTTGAGGAAGCCTATAAGATCCTCCTTGAAATTAGAAATCCTGAAACACCTGTGGGTATAGTTAGGAGCACTGAAGATGGTGTTGAAGTCACCCTAACAACCCTCAAAGACCTTAAAAGCCATGTAATAAACATGTCCACAACTCTTGTTGTTGGAAACTCAATGACCTATGTCCAGGAAGGCTACATGATCACTCCAAGGGGTTACAGGGTTTCATATCTACAACATGAACTTGCAAAGGAATTTTACACCAAATACATTGCAGGTGAAGGACAAACAGGTCCAAACGAAAGCTGTGAATACTATCCCTGCCACAATCATGCTCAAAACTGCACATTCTGCTACTGTCCCTTCTATCCATGCGGAGACGGATCTACCGGTGGTAAATGGATAAAAGACAAGGACGTGTGGAGTTGTCAGGACTGTGAATGGATACATCAGGACAAAACAGTTGAGTGCATACAGGCCAAGCTCCCAGAAATGCTCACTGAAGTGGATGACCTTACGAATAATAAGAAAAAGCTTCTGAAATTAAGGAGAGAATGCATCTATAAGACAAAATAA
- a CDS encoding HEAT repeat domain-containing protein, which translates to MTFEEKDIKNLINSLNDPDWDVKNYIEDILVKIGDQAVEPLIAALENRDMDIQKESARALGRIGNKKALEPLIARLNEDNVALRKEVAVAIDKIVDKGRTPK; encoded by the coding sequence ATGACATTCGAAGAAAAAGATATTAAAAATCTTATTAATAGCCTTAACGACCCTGATTGGGATGTTAAGAATTATATCGAAGATATTTTAGTTAAAATTGGAGATCAGGCTGTGGAGCCCCTTATAGCTGCTCTTGAAAATAGGGACATGGATATACAAAAGGAGTCTGCACGAGCCTTGGGGAGAATTGGAAACAAAAAAGCTTTAGAACCATTAATAGCACGTTTAAATGAGGATAATGTGGCTTTAAGGAAGGAAGTTGCAGTTGCCATTGATAAAATTGTTGATAAGGGTAGAACTCCTAAATAA
- a CDS encoding 30S ribosomal protein S15, with protein MASKPEWIEYSTEEIEELVLKLTKEGNSTSKIGVILRDQYGIPDVKLITGMKITKILEKHGQKQEYPEDLMNLIRKAVNVREHLDENPKDLHTKRGLRIIESKIRRLVKYYTREGVLPEGWRYDPKTAALLVK; from the coding sequence ATGGCATCAAAGCCAGAATGGATAGAATATTCAACAGAAGAAATAGAAGAGCTTGTTTTAAAGCTCACAAAAGAAGGTAACTCCACAAGTAAAATAGGAGTTATTCTACGTGACCAGTATGGAATACCTGATGTTAAATTAATTACAGGTATGAAAATAACCAAAATCCTTGAAAAACACGGCCAGAAACAGGAATACCCTGAGGATCTCATGAACCTCATCAGGAAAGCTGTGAATGTGAGGGAACACCTCGATGAAAACCCAAAGGACCTTCACACCAAAAGGGGTCTCAGGATCATCGAATCCAAAATAAGAAGACTCGTCAAGTACTACACAAGGGAAGGCGTGCTTCCAGAAGGATGGAGATATGATCCAAAAACAGCAGCACTCCTTGTTAAATAA
- a CDS encoding class II aldolase/adducin family protein: MDHEEVSKEIAKVSNYLYEKGLVPGKSGNISCKFSENGVTKVAITPSGFSLKSVTPEEIVIVDMDGNKIKNDSNSDDKNIPVRKPSSEVFMHLNIYKNRNDVKSVVHTHSPIATGFAFAGVEIKRLEGFGPIENPVIPFVEYAAPGTMQLAENVANGLEKEDIVILKNHGVVACSKNLDEAALLTEFVEESAKIQFVTKLIGTN; encoded by the coding sequence ATGGATCATGAAGAAGTTTCAAAGGAAATAGCCAAAGTTTCAAATTATTTATATGAAAAAGGACTTGTTCCAGGGAAATCAGGAAATATAAGTTGTAAATTCTCTGAAAATGGAGTTACAAAGGTTGCAATTACACCCAGTGGATTTTCACTTAAATCTGTGACTCCTGAAGAAATTGTAATTGTGGATATGGATGGAAATAAAATAAAAAATGATTCAAATAGTGATGATAAAAATATTCCAGTTAGAAAGCCTTCTTCAGAGGTTTTCATGCATCTCAACATATACAAGAATAGGAATGATGTGAAAAGTGTTGTTCACACCCACTCACCAATTGCAACAGGATTTGCATTTGCAGGTGTAGAAATAAAAAGACTTGAGGGTTTCGGACCCATTGAGAATCCTGTAATTCCCTTCGTTGAATATGCAGCTCCAGGAACAATGCAACTTGCAGAAAATGTTGCAAATGGATTGGAAAAAGAAGATATTGTGATTTTAAAAAATCATGGTGTTGTTGCCTGCAGCAAAAATTTAGATGAGGCTGCTCTTCTCACTGAATTTGTGGAAGAGAGCGCAAAAATACAGTTCGTGACTAAATTAATCGGTACGAATTGA
- a CDS encoding DNA-directed DNA polymerase II small subunit, with translation MTDDIILKFANAEILINDTAYNKLSVQKNSLELADSLLDDLLRNQRDVFIVTEDILDRYLQDQGQVSNYGSDADINSIVNNIIVSENPSKAIKPPQSKLMPNVPFDFQIVKDASKKSYTSGEIKDFSAYFNSRFQKIKGLLSKKGELKESYPIKDLVNMNDNVRIIGMVNDIRTTKNNHKIMELEDETGYTNVLIHNDNQKLFESSDKIVRDEVIGINGIKKGNLVIASELIQPGVPRIEDKEMDFSAVFISDVHIGSSTFLEDAFKRFVNWINGDFGDEEKREVANDVRYLVIAGDLVDGIGVYPNQEKELTIKDIYGQYEEAARLLGDIEDVKIIIAPGNHDACRLAEPQPAIPESYAGDLYKLKNAEFVSNPSVVSLEGINTLIYHGRSFDDLVMTVNGMSHERTDLVMKELLEKRHLAPIYGERTPLASEFEDHLVIEDVPDIFHTGHVHINAYRRYKGIHMINSGTFQSQTEFQKIYNIVPTCAEVPVLNRGTMKIFKFN, from the coding sequence ATGACTGATGATATTATTCTAAAATTCGCAAACGCCGAAATTCTCATTAATGATACGGCTTACAATAAATTGAGTGTTCAAAAAAATTCTTTGGAACTTGCAGACTCCCTTTTGGATGATCTTTTAAGAAATCAGAGGGATGTTTTTATAGTAACCGAAGACATCCTTGATAGGTACCTGCAGGATCAGGGTCAAGTTAGTAACTATGGAAGTGATGCAGACATAAATAGCATAGTCAACAATATCATAGTCTCTGAAAATCCGTCCAAAGCTATTAAACCTCCTCAGAGCAAGCTCATGCCCAATGTTCCATTTGATTTTCAGATTGTAAAGGATGCCAGTAAAAAATCCTACACCAGCGGGGAAATAAAGGATTTTTCAGCCTACTTTAACAGCAGGTTCCAGAAGATCAAGGGGCTTTTAAGCAAAAAAGGGGAGTTAAAGGAAAGCTATCCCATCAAAGACCTCGTCAACATGAACGACAACGTCAGGATCATTGGAATGGTGAACGACATAAGAACAACCAAGAACAACCACAAGATAATGGAGTTGGAGGATGAAACAGGTTACACCAACGTTCTCATACACAACGACAACCAGAAGCTCTTTGAATCCTCGGACAAGATAGTTAGGGATGAAGTTATTGGAATCAATGGGATCAAAAAGGGAAATCTTGTAATAGCCTCTGAACTCATCCAACCAGGAGTTCCAAGGATAGAAGATAAAGAAATGGACTTTTCAGCCGTTTTCATTTCAGATGTGCACATAGGAAGTTCAACCTTCCTTGAAGACGCATTTAAAAGGTTTGTTAATTGGATAAATGGGGATTTTGGTGATGAAGAGAAACGTGAGGTCGCCAATGATGTTAGATACTTGGTTATAGCAGGTGATCTCGTTGATGGAATTGGTGTCTACCCAAACCAGGAAAAGGAACTCACAATAAAGGACATCTACGGTCAGTACGAAGAAGCTGCAAGATTATTGGGAGATATAGAAGATGTTAAAATAATAATTGCACCGGGAAACCACGACGCATGCCGCCTTGCAGAGCCCCAGCCAGCCATTCCTGAAAGTTACGCAGGAGATCTTTACAAACTTAAAAATGCAGAATTCGTGAGCAATCCATCGGTTGTCAGCCTTGAAGGTATAAACACCCTTATATATCATGGCAGAAGCTTCGATGATTTAGTTATGACTGTGAATGGAATGTCACACGAACGTACAGACCTTGTGATGAAGGAGCTCCTTGAAAAAAGACACCTTGCACCAATATATGGTGAAAGAACTCCTTTAGCATCTGAATTTGAAGACCACCTTGTTATTGAGGACGTTCCAGACATATTCCACACAGGTCACGTTCATATAAACGCTTACAGAAGGTATAAAGGTATTCATATGATAAATTCAGGAACCTTCCAGTCCCAAACTGAGTTTCAGAAGATTTACAACATCGTGCCGACGTGTGCAGAGGTTCCGGTGCTCAACAGAGGAACCATGAAGATATTCAAGTTCAACTGA